The following nucleotide sequence is from Halapricum desulfuricans.
GACGAACTACGAGCGGATCCTCGATCTGCTCGAGACCGTCGGGGTGGCGCCCGACGAACTGTCGGTGATCGCGCTGACGCACGTCCATCTCGATCACGCCGGCGGTGCCGGATTCCTCGCCGAGGCGTGTCCGAACGCCGCGGTCTACGTCCACGAGATCGGCGCGCCCCACCTCGTCGACCCCGGCCGACTCTGGGAGGGGACGAAAGGGGCCGTCGGCGACCAGATCGTCTTCTACACCGAACCGGAGCCGATCCCCGAAGATCGGATCGAGTCGATCGAGGGCGGCTCGGAGATCGACCTCGGAAACCGTACCCTGCGGGCACATCACGCGCCGGGACACGCCCCTCATCAGGTCGTCTTCGAGATGCCCGAGAGCGACGCCGTCTTCACCGGCGACGCCGCCGGCGTCTACACGCCGTCGGTCGATCGGATCCACGCCACCAGCCCGCCGCCGCAGTTCGATCTCGACGGCGCGCTCAAGGACGTCGAAATGCTTCAGGAACTCGACCCCGAGACGCTGCTGTACGCTCACTTCGGGCCGGCCCCGGCCGACGGTCGGCTCTCGGCATACGCCGAGCGGCTCCAGTCGTGGGTCGCCGAGGTTCGAGACGCCCGCAGGGACGTCGACGACGTCGAGGGGATCGTCGAGCGGCTGTGGGACCCGGCCGACGCTCCCGAGGTCTGGGACGAGCGCAAGGCGCGTGGCGAGTTCGCGATGAACGTCCGCGGCGTGCTGGCGTCGCTCGACGAGTAGGCCCGCGTCTCCGAGTACGCACTTAAAAGGTGCAACTGATATTGCGTCGGGCGTATGGTCCTCACGGACGAGCGTTCGAGTGATGACCACGCTGTCTCAGCACTGGTCGTATCGTGTCTCGAATCGCAATCGAATGTCTGCCGGCCGACGTCCGACGGACGGTGAGCGCCGATGAGCGAGCGCGTCGTGATCGTGGGCGGCAACGCCGGCGGCGCCAGCGCGGCGGCCCGACTCCGCCGGCTCGACGAATCGCTTGACATCGTCGTCTTCGAAAAGGGCGAGAACGTCTCGATCGGGACCTGCGGGATGCCCTATTACGTGGGCGACGCCATCGAGGATATCGACGACCTGCTCGTCCAGACGCCCCAGTCGCTGGAGACGCGCTTCGCGCTCGACATCCGGACTGAACACGAGGTTATCGACGTCGATCCCGAGGAGAAGACAGTCACGGTCGCACACGACGGCGACACCGACACGGTGGCCTATGATTCGCTGCTCCTGTCGCCCGGTGCCGAGCCGATCGTCCCGCCGATCGACGGGATCGACGAGGCCGGGAACGTCCACACGCTGCAGTCGCTGTCGGCGGCAGAGGCGATCCGCGACCGCGTCGAAGCCGAGGGGACCGAACGCGCCGTCGTCATCGGCGGCGGGTACATCGGGCTGGAGGCGACCGAGAGCCTGCAGGAGGCCGGTCTGTCGGTCTCGCTGGTCGAGATGGAAGACCACGTGATGCAGGCGCTTGACTACGAGATGGCCGCCCAGATCAACAACCACCTCCGCGATCAGGGCGTCGACCTGTATCTCAACGCTCGCGCCGAATCGATCGACGGCGGCGACTCGACAACGGTCGAACTCGCCGACGGGACGGCCATTCCGGCGGACGTGATCGTGCTCGCGACGGGTGTCACCCCCCGGACCGAACTCGCCGAGGCCGCCGGGCTGGCGGTCGGCGACGCGGGCGGGATCGTCGTCGACGACCGGTTGCGGACGACCGAGGACGACGTCTACGCCATCGGCGACGCGATCGAAGTGACCGACTGCGTGACCGGCGAGCCGGCACACGTCCCGCTGGCCGGGCCGGCAAACAAGCAGGGCCGGATCGTGGCGAACGTCATCGCCGGCCGCGAGGACAGCCAGGACTGCGTGCTCTCGACGTCGATCGCGAAGGTCTTCGAGAAGACGGTCGCCGCGACCGGCCGCAACGAACGCGCGCTCGAGACGGCCGGGATCGACTACGAGAAGTCGTTCACCTACTCGATGTCCCACGCCAGCTACTACCCCGGCGCCGAGCCGATGTGGATCAAGCTGATCTTCGATCCCGAGGACGGCCGCCTCTACGGCGCGCAGATTGTCGGCGGCGAGGGCGTCGACAAGCGCATCGACGTGATCGCGACCGCCATCGAGTTCGAGAAGACGGTCTTCGACCTGCAGGAGCTCGATCTCGCATACGCGCCGCCGTACGGGTCCGGGAAAGACCCCGTCAACATGGCCGGGTTCGCCGCGGGCAACATCGTCTCCGGCGTCGTCGACGTGCTCCACTGGCACGACCTGGAAGACCTCGATCCGACCGAGTACACGCTACTTGACTGTCGGCCGCTGGAGGAACGCCACGACGACGGCGAGATCTACGGCACCCGGAAACTCCCGCTGTCGAACATCCGAGAGCGACTCGACGAACTGCCCGAGGACACGACGATCGTCCCCCACTGCAAGGCCGGGCTCCGGTCGTACGTCACCACGCGAATCCTGACCCAGCACGGCTTCGACGCGAAGAACATCGCCGGGGGCTACGAGCTGTACCGCGAGGCCCAGCGCGACCGTGACGCCCGCGACCGCGGTGCCGAACTCGGGACGATTTTCCGGTAGTCGGTCGCCGCTACTGTCGATCGTTCGGGGGTGGGACTTCATTGACCGGCTCGTGTGCGACCGCGTACCCCTCTCCAGTCCTGTACACGTCCGTGGCCTCGTAGAAGGTAATCGACCGCTCCTGTTTCGTGCGGACGGGGAAGCCGTAGCGTTCGGCCTCGTATTCGAGCGTCTCGCCCGCCTCGCGCTGTCGGGCGACGAACTCGCGGTGGGCGCGGAGCCGACTGTCGATCACGTCACGGGATCGCTCGGGCAGTGTCTCGATGCGCTCGTCGAATACCGCTCGAAAGTCCTCGTTCAACTCGTAGCCGATCGAGTTGCGCGCGGCGAGCATCGCCGCCAGCGAGGTGGTTCCCGTCCCCCAGAACGGATCGAGAACGGTGTCGCCGTAGACCGAGTACATGTTGATCAGCCGGTAGGGGATCTCGACGGGGAACGCCCCGGATCGCTCCCGGAGGTCGTCGCTGTCGTCGAGCGCCTGGAGTGTCCCCTGCACGTCCGTCCAGACGTCTGAGAACCAGCGGTTGCGCTCCTCCCAGAAGTACGCCGCGTCGTAGCGTCGCTGGGCGCGGGGCTCGAACTCGCGGCTGTCCCCGCCGTTGCGAAAGACCAGCACGTACTCGTGTTCGAGCGTGACGTAGGCGTTGGGCGGGACCATCCCCGAGCCCATGAACTTGGTCCCGGAGTTCGTGGGCTTGCGCCAGAGGATTTCGGGGAGCGGATCGAATCCCAGGTCCTCGAACGCGCCGCTGATCCGGTCGTGGTTCCGGAAGACGCGAAAGCGATCGCCGATGGAGCGGGTCGCGTCACCGACGTTGACACACGCGATGCCGCCGTCGACGAGCACCCGATCTACCTCCCGCCAGACCGCATCAAGCGCGGCATGCATCCGCTCGAAGGCCCCCTCGCCGTCGCCCGCCTCGAGATCGGCGGCGACCTCGGGATCGAGTTCGGCGAACAGGTCGTCCCACATCTCGATCATGGGATAGGGTGGCGAGGTGACGACGAGCTCGACAGAGTCGTCCTCGACGGCCGCGAGCGACCGCGCGTCGCCGGTCACGATCCGATGCGTTGTCTCCATCACTCGAGTTCGTCGACGGCGAGTTCCGACCGCTCGACGGCGAGCCGGAACGTCGGGACGGTCTTGCGGACGCGTTCGAGCACGCCCTTCTCGACGAGACTGTGCAGCGCCGACCGGACGTCCTCGACCTCGTAGTCGTCGTGGCCCGCGTCTTCGAGCGCGTGATAGACCGACACGACGCTCTGGGTCGCCTCGTCGGGGCCGGCGATCACCTCGAGAATTCTGGCCTGAATCGGCGGCACGGTGACGTGCTGGTCGTCGTCGGTCCCCTCGACGAGCCCCGCCTCCTCGACGATCCGGCGGCCTTCTGGCGTCGCACAGATCAGGCTGTCCTCGTTGCGGTAGTAGTAGTCTTTGAGCTCCGATTCGAGGTACTGGTGGACCTCGCTTCCGCTGTCCATGCCCCACCGGTCCTGGAGTTCGCTGTTCTTCGTCGGCGCGAGCGCAACGACGTCCGCCAGGCGTCGCTTCGCCGTCTCCTCGAGCGTCATCGCCCGTGGCTACGCACGTCGGGGAACAATGGTGTTGTGGTTCGACGCGCGTCGCCGGTCGCGCCGGCGCCGATCACAGCTTCGAGAGCGTCTCTTCGACGTCGTCCCAGTGGCTCCCGCGCCAGAAGTGTTGTCCGCATTCCCGGCAGCGCCAGACCGCCTCGTAGTCGGGCTCGGGCGCGTAATCCGGTGTCGGCTCCTCCGGCGCGACCCGGGTCAGCGGCGCGTTGCAGGCACCGCAACGCGAGGGTTCGGCATCGAGTTCGAGGTCGAAGCCGGCGTCGCGAAACTCGCGCAACTGATCGACCGTGTCGCGGGATTCGATCAGCACCGCCTCGGGTGCCTGTCCGGCGAGGGAAACGTCTCTGGTCACGACTGTGCGCCCCTCCGTCCGTGCGAGGGCGACGATCTCGTCGTCGTCCTCGACGCCGCGGCTCAGCGCGTAGGCGGCGTCGTAGCCACACATCCGCAGATACGTCCCGAGCTTCCCGAGCATCGTGTCCAACAACAGCGCGGACTGGCGGTCGCGATCCGGGCTCATTCGACGAACCTCCTGATCGCGTCCTGGCCTCGCGTGTTGAGCACGTCGTCCGCCTCGGCCCACCCTCGACGGGCGGTATGCACTCCATAGCGCATGTATTCGTAACTGGCCGGCCGGTGGGCGTCCGTGTCGATCACGATCGTCGCGCCGGCCTCGATCGCCGCACGAACCGCCTGCCCGCCGAGATCGAGTCGCCGCGGATTGGCGTTGACCTCGAGCGCCGTCCCCGCGTCGGCCGCTGCCGCGGCCAGCCGGTCGTATTCGATATTCAGCCCCGGGCGACGGTTGAGAAACCGCCCGGTCGGATGGCCGATGATATCGACCTGCGGGTGCTCGGCGGCGGCGATCAGCCGGTCCGTCCCGTCGCCGGAGAGGGCCGCGTGGGGCGAAGCGACGACCAGGTCCAGTTCGGCGAGCACGTCCTCGGCGACGGAGATCGAACCGTCCTCGCCGATGTTTGCCTCGACGCCCGCGAAGACCCCGATGTCGGCCTCCGCTGCTGCCGTCCGGATCTCATCGATCTGCTCGCGCAGTGTCTCGTCGTCGAGCCCGACGCCGCCGACCATCCCCGGGCCGGTGGCGTGGTCGGTGATCGCGACGTACTCGTGGCCGAACGCCGCCGCGCCCTCGATCATCTCCGCGATCGTGTTCTCGCCGTCCGACGAGTCGGTATGGGTGTGCAGGTCGCCACGCACCTCCTCTTCCTCGAGCAGATCGGGCAACTCGCCGGCCGCGGCCGCTTCGATCTCGCCGCGCCCCTCCCGCAACTCCGGCGGGACGAGCGGGAGATCAAGCGCCGCGTACATCGACTGCTCGGTCTCGCCGGCGACCCGCTCGCCGACGCGCTGGCCGGCGTCGGGATCTTCGATGCCCGACACGTCGAAGACGCCGTACTCGTTCATCTTCAACTCGCGTTCGATCGCCCGGTTGCGCAGCGCGACGTTGTGGTCGCGGCTGCCGGTGAAATACTGGAGCGCGGACCCGAACTCCTCCGGGGCGACGACACGCAGATCGACCCGAACCGATCCGACACGGAGGCTGGCTTTCGTCTCGCCGGCTTCGAGCACCGTCTCGGCCTCGCCCCAGTCGGTGAACGCCTCGACGACGCGCTCGCCGTCGTCGCTGCCGACGAGCACGTCGACGTCGCCGATCGTCGGCTTCCAGCGCCGCAGCGAGCCCGCGATCTCGACGGCTTCGACCGACGGCCGGTCGGCCAGATACGACCGCGCGGACTCCCCGAGCGGGACCGCCTCGCCCAGCAACTGTCGCTCGTGGGCCTCTCTGGCGAACTCGATGCCCTCGAGGATGTTGCGCTCGGTCTTGGCACCGAAGCCCTTGATGTCCTGGATTGCTCCGGCCTCGGCGGCTTCTTCCAGATCGTCGAGC
It contains:
- a CDS encoding MBL fold metallo-hydrolase; this translates as MAIGDVETVPADESVHYVDTGMYDSAEYGSVYLIDDDRPALVDTGIGTNYERILDLLETVGVAPDELSVIALTHVHLDHAGGAGFLAEACPNAAVYVHEIGAPHLVDPGRLWEGTKGAVGDQIVFYTEPEPIPEDRIESIEGGSEIDLGNRTLRAHHAPGHAPHQVVFEMPESDAVFTGDAAGVYTPSVDRIHATSPPPQFDLDGALKDVEMLQELDPETLLYAHFGPAPADGRLSAYAERLQSWVAEVRDARRDVDDVEGIVERLWDPADAPEVWDERKARGEFAMNVRGVLASLDE
- a CDS encoding FAD-dependent oxidoreductase encodes the protein MSERVVIVGGNAGGASAAARLRRLDESLDIVVFEKGENVSIGTCGMPYYVGDAIEDIDDLLVQTPQSLETRFALDIRTEHEVIDVDPEEKTVTVAHDGDTDTVAYDSLLLSPGAEPIVPPIDGIDEAGNVHTLQSLSAAEAIRDRVEAEGTERAVVIGGGYIGLEATESLQEAGLSVSLVEMEDHVMQALDYEMAAQINNHLRDQGVDLYLNARAESIDGGDSTTVELADGTAIPADVIVLATGVTPRTELAEAAGLAVGDAGGIVVDDRLRTTEDDVYAIGDAIEVTDCVTGEPAHVPLAGPANKQGRIVANVIAGREDSQDCVLSTSIAKVFEKTVAATGRNERALETAGIDYEKSFTYSMSHASYYPGAEPMWIKLIFDPEDGRLYGAQIVGGEGVDKRIDVIATAIEFEKTVFDLQELDLAYAPPYGSGKDPVNMAGFAAGNIVSGVVDVLHWHDLEDLDPTEYTLLDCRPLEERHDDGEIYGTRKLPLSNIRERLDELPEDTTIVPHCKAGLRSYVTTRILTQHGFDAKNIAGGYELYREAQRDRDARDRGAELGTIFR
- a CDS encoding DNA-methyltransferase; amino-acid sequence: METTHRIVTGDARSLAAVEDDSVELVVTSPPYPMIEMWDDLFAELDPEVAADLEAGDGEGAFERMHAALDAVWREVDRVLVDGGIACVNVGDATRSIGDRFRVFRNHDRISGAFEDLGFDPLPEILWRKPTNSGTKFMGSGMVPPNAYVTLEHEYVLVFRNGGDSREFEPRAQRRYDAAYFWEERNRWFSDVWTDVQGTLQALDDSDDLRERSGAFPVEIPYRLINMYSVYGDTVLDPFWGTGTTSLAAMLAARNSIGYELNEDFRAVFDERIETLPERSRDVIDSRLRAHREFVARQREAGETLEYEAERYGFPVRTKQERSITFYEATDVYRTGEGYAVAHEPVNEVPPPNDRQ
- a CDS encoding DUF5797 family protein, whose protein sequence is MTLEETAKRRLADVVALAPTKNSELQDRWGMDSGSEVHQYLESELKDYYYRNEDSLICATPEGRRIVEEAGLVEGTDDDQHVTVPPIQARILEVIAGPDEATQSVVSVYHALEDAGHDDYEVEDVRSALHSLVEKGVLERVRKTVPTFRLAVERSELAVDELE
- a CDS encoding Mut7-C RNAse domain-containing protein yields the protein MSPDRDRQSALLLDTMLGKLGTYLRMCGYDAAYALSRGVEDDDEIVALARTEGRTVVTRDVSLAGQAPEAVLIESRDTVDQLREFRDAGFDLELDAEPSRCGACNAPLTRVAPEEPTPDYAPEPDYEAVWRCRECGQHFWRGSHWDDVEETLSKL
- the polX gene encoding DNA polymerase/3'-5' exonuclease PolX, translating into MTRNDAVADLLAEMADRLEAMDVEYKPRAYRRAAENVREHPEPIERLAGEGTEAVGEIDGVGDAIASKIVEYVETGSIGELEELREELPVEIDALTGVEGVGPKTVGTLYEALGIRTLDDLEEAAEAGAIQDIKGFGAKTERNILEGIEFAREAHERQLLGEAVPLGESARSYLADRPSVEAVEIAGSLRRWKPTIGDVDVLVGSDDGERVVEAFTDWGEAETVLEAGETKASLRVGSVRVDLRVVAPEEFGSALQYFTGSRDHNVALRNRAIERELKMNEYGVFDVSGIEDPDAGQRVGERVAGETEQSMYAALDLPLVPPELREGRGEIEAAAAGELPDLLEEEEVRGDLHTHTDSSDGENTIAEMIEGAAAFGHEYVAITDHATGPGMVGGVGLDDETLREQIDEIRTAAAEADIGVFAGVEANIGEDGSISVAEDVLAELDLVVASPHAALSGDGTDRLIAAAEHPQVDIIGHPTGRFLNRRPGLNIEYDRLAAAAADAGTALEVNANPRRLDLGGQAVRAAIEAGATIVIDTDAHRPASYEYMRYGVHTARRGWAEADDVLNTRGQDAIRRFVE